The genomic region CGGTCTGCCAGGTACGGGCTATCACCTCGCCGATCCGCCCCATCGCCTGCGAGTCGGAGCTGATGATCGAGATCGCCCCGAGGTCGTGCAGGATGTCCTCGGCGGCGATCGTGCTGGGCCGGATCCGGGACTCGGCGAAGGCCAGGTCCTCGGGCACCGAGGGGCTGAGATGGTGGCAGACCATCAGCATGTCGAGATGCTCGTCGATGGTGTTGACGGTGTGCGGGCGGGTCGGATTGGTCGAGCTGGGCAGGATGTTGAGCTCGGAGACGATGGTGATGATGTCCGGCGCGTGCCCGCCGCCGGCCCCCTCGGTGTGGTAGGCGTGCACCCCGCGCCCGGCGATCGCCGCCAGGGTGTCGGCGACGAAGCCGGCCTCGTTCAGGGTGTCCGTGTGCAGCGCGAGCTGGACTCCGCTGGCCTCGCAGACCCGCAGGCAGGCGTCGATCGCGGCCGGGGTCGCGCCCCAGTCCTCATGGATCTTGAACCCGAGGGCGCCGGCCCGCAGTTGGGCATGGAGCGCGGCCGGGTTGACGGTGTTCCCCTTGCCGGTCAGGCCGATGTTGACCGGGGTGGAGTCCAGGGCGGCGAACATCCGGCCCAGGTGCCAGCCGCCGGGGGTGATGGTGGTGGCCTTGGTGCCCTCGGCCGGTCCGGTGCCGCCGCCGATCATCGTGGTGATGCCCGCACCGAGTGCCTCGTCGGCCAACTGCGGGGCGATGAAGTGCACGTGCGCGTCGATCGCGCCCGCCGTCAGGATCCGCCCGTTGCCGGAGATCACCTCGGTCTCCGGGCCGATCACCAGCGCGGGGTGCACACCGTCCATGGTCTCGGGGTTGCCGGCCTTGCCGAGCGCGACGATCCGGCCGTCCCGGATGCCGACGTCGGCCTTGACGATGCCCCAGTGGTCGAGCACCACCGCACCGGTGATCACGGTGTCCGGCGCGCCCTCGGCCCGGCTGGTCCTGGCCTGTCCCATCGACTCGCGGATCACCTTGCCGCCGCCGAAGACCGCCTCGTCGCCTCCGGCGCAGCGGTCCTCCTCGACCTCGATCAGCAGCGCGGTGTCGGCGAGCCGGATCCGGTCACCGGCGGTGGGCCCGTACAGCTGGGCGTAACGCTCGCGCGAGAGGGTCAGCTCGCGGCCGGTCACAGCACGGCCCGTCCTCGGATCGTCAGCCATCGAGCCCTCCCGCCACCGCGCCGCGCAGCCCGTGCACCTCGCGCCGCCCGCCCAGCGGGACCAGCGCGACCTCCATCGGGATACCCGGCTCGAAGCGCACCGCGGTGCCCGCCGGGACGTTCAGGCGCTGCCCGTAGGCGGCCTCCCGATCGAACTCCAACCCCGGGTTGGCCTCGGCGAAGTGGTAGTGCGAGCCGACCTGCACCGGTCGGTCCGCGACATTGCGGACCACCATCACGGTCACCGGTCGGCCGACGTTCAGCCTGATCTCGCCTTCGCCGTACAGGATCTGGCCAGGCGTCAGGGCCGCCGTCGGATCGGTCGCGGCCTCGGCCTCGGTCGCCGGATCGGTGCCGGCCACGGGATCGGTGCCGGTCACTGGATCGGTCCGTGCACGGTGACCAGCTTGGTGCCGTCCGGGAAGGTCGCCTCGACCTGGACGTCCGGGATCATCTCGGCGATCCCGTCCATCACGTCCGCCCGACTCAGCACCCGTCGTCCGGAGTCCATCAGCTCGGCGACGCTGCGTCCGTCGCGGGCGCCCTCCAGCAGGTGGGAAGTGATCAGCGCGACCGCCTCGGGGTGGTTCAGCCGCAGCCCGCGGGCCCGCCTGGCGGCGGCCACCTCGGCAGCGACGTGGATCAGCAGGCGTTCCTGCTCATGGGGGGTGAGCCTCATCTGCGCGCACCTCGGGGGGAGTTCAGAGGGCGCGGACACAGCGCTGTGCCGCGTGGGGGGTCCCGGGCAGACAGCGATGACGTCGTTGGTCACTGTCCGATACCCGGGAGGGGGGATCTCGTGACGGTTACCGTATCGGACCAGCGGCTTCCTGAGGAGAGCCCAGCGCATCGTGTCGTCCGGATCACGCCGTGGCAGGCTGGAGAAGGGTGAGGACGATGACCGTGTTCCACGAGCAAGGCCACCACCAGCCGCGTTTCCGGGACCGCGGGACGGCCGGGCGGCTGCTCGGCAAACGGGTGGCGAGCTGGGCTGCCGACGACCCGATCGTGGTCGGCCTGCCCCGCGGCGGGGTCCCGGTCGCCTATGAGGTAGCGCGGGCCCTGAAGGCGCCGCTGGACATCCTGGTGGTCCGCAAGATCGGCGCACCCGGACAGCCGGAGCTGGCGCTGGGCGCCGTCGGCGAGGGCGGCATCCGGCTCTACAACCACGACATCATCGCGGCACTCGGCATCACCGCCGAGCGGCTGGAGCGACTGGCCGACGCCACCTCCGCCGAGGTCGCCGAGCGGACCACCACACTGCGCGGCCCGCTGCCCCCGCTGGAGCCGGCGGGCCGCGCCGTGGTGCTGGTGGACGACGGCATCGCCACCGGTGCCACCGTCCGGGCGGCGATGGCGGTGCTGCGCCGCCGCGAGGTGGGCCAGCTGCTGCTCGCGGTACCGGTGACCGCGCCCGAGGCCTTGCGGGTCCTCGGCCCGCTCGCCGACGACCTGGTCTGCCTGAGCGCGCCGCCGGCGTTCATGGCCGTCGGGCAGTACTACGACGACTTCGACCAGACCAGCGACCAGGAGGTTCGACGCCTGCTGGACTTGGCGAGCCGCTCCGCGTAGCCCTCGGTCCGGAGCGGTGCAGGCGCAGCTGGGCGGGCCCAGGGTCAGTTGGGCAGGCGCAGCTAGGCCAGGCGCAGGCTCAGTTGGGCAGGCGCAGCTAGGCCAGGCGCAGGCTCAGTTGGGCAGGCGCAGCTAGGCCAGGCGCAGGCTCAGTTGGGCGCCCAGTTC from Kitasatospora azatica KCTC 9699 harbors:
- a CDS encoding urease subunit alpha, whose amino-acid sequence is MADDPRTGRAVTGRELTLSRERYAQLYGPTAGDRIRLADTALLIEVEEDRCAGGDEAVFGGGKVIRESMGQARTSRAEGAPDTVITGAVVLDHWGIVKADVGIRDGRIVALGKAGNPETMDGVHPALVIGPETEVISGNGRILTAGAIDAHVHFIAPQLADEALGAGITTMIGGGTGPAEGTKATTITPGGWHLGRMFAALDSTPVNIGLTGKGNTVNPAALHAQLRAGALGFKIHEDWGATPAAIDACLRVCEASGVQLALHTDTLNEAGFVADTLAAIAGRGVHAYHTEGAGGGHAPDIITIVSELNILPSSTNPTRPHTVNTIDEHLDMLMVCHHLSPSVPEDLAFAESRIRPSTIAAEDILHDLGAISIISSDSQAMGRIGEVIARTWQTAHCMKLRRGALPGDGRADNTRARRYVAKYTINPALAHGIDHEIGSVEPGKLADLVLWTPAFFGVKPDLVIKGGQIAWAQMGDANASIPTPQPVLPRPMFGAFGRAPAANSVNFTSQQAIADGLPERLGLGKAFSAIRDTRRVTKDHMVNNSARPDVRVAPDSFRVTIDGEPVVPEPAVELPLAQRYFLF
- a CDS encoding urease subunit beta: MTPGQILYGEGEIRLNVGRPVTVMVVRNVADRPVQVGSHYHFAEANPGLEFDREAAYGQRLNVPAGTAVRFEPGIPMEVALVPLGGRREVHGLRGAVAGGLDG
- a CDS encoding urease subunit gamma; the encoded protein is MRLTPHEQERLLIHVAAEVAAARRARGLRLNHPEAVALITSHLLEGARDGRSVAELMDSGRRVLSRADVMDGIAEMIPDVQVEATFPDGTKLVTVHGPIQ
- a CDS encoding phosphoribosyltransferase, with protein sequence MTVFHEQGHHQPRFRDRGTAGRLLGKRVASWAADDPIVVGLPRGGVPVAYEVARALKAPLDILVVRKIGAPGQPELALGAVGEGGIRLYNHDIIAALGITAERLERLADATSAEVAERTTTLRGPLPPLEPAGRAVVLVDDGIATGATVRAAMAVLRRREVGQLLLAVPVTAPEALRVLGPLADDLVCLSAPPAFMAVGQYYDDFDQTSDQEVRRLLDLASRSA